One window of Micrococcales bacterium genomic DNA carries:
- a CDS encoding DNA translocase FtsK — MTKAGEPIDQPLAWPLRALRAVWLGLAHALGSLARRIGQGARALSPEQRRDGGALGLICLAIVVAAQSWFGLSGLAGRAIDWLVAGSVGVLSKAVPVLLVFMAVRLMRHPDRKEDNSRILVGFLAMAVAICSLIEIGRGLPSPTDGWAAVRGAGGAVGLLGWGVAVLVNRWVAFILFLVLGLFGLLIVTKTPVTQIPRRLRQGVRALGLRVGSSAGRPKGADGPRVPGGYAHDEAYRSPQDQTEDALGEPDDVTDLLVTPEDGGELDGAGLPTTNGGAVDAGPLVLGGAGAPEPAGTKLMPQALPPGTQGELTGDVLYELPDPKLLVKDLPKGKSIDGAGIVVAALEEVFEQFSVDASVTGFTCGPTVTRFEVELGPGVKVERITQLQRNIAYAVASPEVRILSPIPGKSAIGIEIPNKVRETVPLGDVLASGAARRHGHPMVVGLGKDVGGGYVVANLTKMPHLLVAGATGSGKSSFVNAMVVSLLMRAAPDEVRMVLIDPKRVELTIYGGIPHLITPIITDPKKAAEALDWVVREMDARYDDLENFGFKHLDDFNKAVRAGTIHPPEGSKRVLRPYPYLMVVVDELADLMMVAPRDVEASVQRITQLARAAGIHLVLATQRPSVDVVTGVIKANIPSRLAFATSSQTDSRVVLDQPGAEKLVGQGDALFLPYGSSRPLRVQGAWVGESEIHAVVDHVKGQAQAEYRPDVVAPANKRRQIEDDIGDDLDLLLQAAEQVISTQFGSTSMLQRKLRVGFAKAGRLMDLLESRGVVGPSEGSKARDVLVPPESLAQVLASLRGDEAPAGPHEASDAAVGPARAEAPVGSDLGGSEGPPQPG; from the coding sequence TTGACCAAGGCAGGCGAGCCCATCGACCAGCCACTGGCGTGGCCACTGCGCGCACTAAGGGCGGTTTGGCTGGGCTTGGCCCACGCCCTTGGCTCGCTGGCGCGCCGGATTGGCCAAGGCGCCCGCGCCCTGTCACCCGAACAACGCCGCGACGGCGGCGCCCTGGGCCTGATTTGCCTGGCCATAGTGGTGGCCGCGCAAAGCTGGTTTGGCCTCAGCGGCCTAGCCGGCAGGGCCATCGACTGGCTGGTAGCCGGGTCGGTTGGGGTCTTGAGCAAAGCCGTGCCAGTGTTGCTGGTGTTTATGGCCGTGCGGCTGATGCGGCATCCCGACCGGAAGGAAGACAATTCACGCATTCTGGTTGGCTTCCTGGCGATGGCGGTGGCGATCTGCTCGCTGATCGAGATTGGCCGCGGCCTGCCATCGCCCACCGACGGTTGGGCTGCCGTGCGTGGTGCCGGCGGCGCGGTTGGTCTGCTCGGATGGGGTGTGGCGGTGTTAGTCAACCGCTGGGTGGCCTTCATTTTGTTCTTGGTGCTGGGTTTGTTTGGCCTCCTGATCGTCACAAAGACACCTGTCACCCAAATACCGCGCCGTCTGCGCCAGGGCGTTAGAGCGCTCGGCCTTAGGGTCGGGTCCAGTGCCGGCCGGCCAAAGGGTGCAGATGGCCCGCGGGTGCCAGGCGGCTACGCGCATGATGAGGCCTACCGTTCGCCACAGGACCAAACTGAAGACGCCCTGGGTGAACCAGACGATGTCACCGATCTCCTGGTGACACCTGAAGACGGTGGCGAACTAGACGGAGCAGGGTTGCCAACCACTAACGGCGGCGCAGTCGACGCCGGGCCGTTGGTCTTGGGCGGCGCTGGCGCCCCGGAACCGGCCGGCACCAAGTTGATGCCTCAGGCCCTGCCTCCCGGCACTCAAGGCGAGCTCACCGGGGATGTGCTCTACGAGCTGCCGGACCCGAAGCTACTGGTCAAGGATCTACCAAAGGGTAAATCAATTGACGGTGCCGGCATTGTTGTGGCCGCCCTGGAAGAGGTTTTCGAACAGTTTTCGGTCGACGCCAGTGTCACCGGTTTCACCTGCGGGCCAACTGTTACCAGGTTCGAAGTCGAGTTGGGTCCGGGTGTGAAGGTGGAACGGATCACCCAGTTGCAGCGCAACATTGCCTACGCCGTGGCCAGCCCCGAAGTTCGGATCCTTTCGCCTATTCCAGGCAAAAGCGCCATTGGCATTGAAATACCAAACAAGGTGCGCGAAACGGTGCCGCTGGGCGACGTGCTGGCCAGCGGCGCGGCCCGGCGCCACGGTCATCCCATGGTGGTTGGCCTGGGCAAAGACGTGGGCGGCGGTTACGTCGTGGCCAATTTGACCAAGATGCCGCATTTACTGGTGGCCGGGGCCACCGGCTCCGGCAAGAGTTCATTTGTCAACGCCATGGTGGTCTCCCTGCTGATGCGGGCTGCCCCGGATGAGGTGCGGATGGTGTTGATTGACCCCAAGCGGGTCGAGTTGACCATCTATGGCGGCATTCCACACTTGATCACGCCCATCATCACCGACCCGAAAAAGGCGGCTGAGGCCCTGGACTGGGTAGTGCGCGAAATGGACGCCCGCTACGACGATCTGGAGAACTTTGGCTTCAAACACCTTGACGATTTCAACAAGGCGGTCAGAGCCGGCACCATCCACCCGCCGGAAGGCTCCAAGCGGGTGTTACGGCCCTACCCGTATCTGATGGTGGTAGTGGACGAACTGGCTGACCTAATGATGGTGGCGCCCCGCGATGTCGAGGCTTCAGTCCAGCGCATCACCCAGCTGGCCCGGGCGGCCGGCATCCACCTGGTCTTGGCCACCCAGCGCCCGTCAGTTGACGTGGTCACCGGTGTCATCAAGGCAAATATCCCTTCACGCTTGGCTTTCGCCACCTCATCCCAGACTGATTCGCGAGTGGTCTTGGATCAACCAGGGGCGGAGAAACTTGTTGGCCAGGGCGACGCCTTGTTCTTGCCCTACGGCTCCTCGCGCCCTCTGCGGGTGCAAGGCGCCTGGGTTGGGGAGAGCGAAATCCACGCCGTGGTGGACCACGTCAAGGGGCAAGCCCAGGCCGAATACCGGCCCGATGTGGTGGCCCCGGCCAATAAGCGGCGTCAAATCGAGGACGATATTGGCGACGACCTCGATTTGCTATTGCAGGCCGCCGAGCAGGTCATTTCGACTCAATTCGGTTCGACTTCCATGCTGCAGCGAAAGCTGCGGGTCGGTTTCGCTAAGGCCGGCCGGCTGATGGATTTGCTCGAGTCGCGCGGCGTGGTTGGTCCCTCTGAAGGGTCCAAGGCTCGCGATGTGTTGGTGCCGCCTGAATCGTTGGCACAGGTGTTGGCGTCGTTGCGGGGAGACGAGGCACCGGCCGGCCCGCATGAGGCCTCCGATGCCGCAGTTGGCCCGGCCCGCGCCGAGGCGCCGGTTGGGTCAGACCTAGGTGGGTCCGAGGGCCCGCCACAGCCGGGCTGA